One window of the Lysobacter sp. S4-A87 genome contains the following:
- a CDS encoding PhoH family protein, with product MSSRTTSEFALEPAQAERLANLSGPFDGHLRMIELRLGVEIANRGNVFRIVGPPLAVNKAERLLRDLWRDTAEETLTEPAIHLRLTEIDADAVANDDVEPQEVSIRVKRGTIRGRGANQAKYLHAIATHDINFGIGPAGTGKTFLAVASAVEALNDARVQRLILVRPAVEAGEKLGFLPGDLTQKVDPYLRPLYDALYEMLGVEKVVKLLEKNVIEIAPLAYMRGRTLNDAYVILDEAQNTSIEQMKMFLTRIGYGSTAVVTGDLTQIDLPKHQKSGLRDALDVLRNVNGISFTFFESRDVVRHPLVARIVNAYDARDAKDAVSGPST from the coding sequence CTGCGCATGATCGAACTGCGCCTGGGCGTGGAGATCGCCAATCGCGGAAACGTCTTCCGAATCGTCGGCCCGCCGCTGGCAGTCAACAAGGCCGAGCGGTTGCTGCGCGACCTGTGGCGCGACACCGCCGAAGAGACCCTGACCGAGCCGGCGATCCACCTGCGCCTCACCGAGATCGATGCCGACGCTGTCGCCAACGACGACGTCGAACCGCAGGAAGTCAGCATCCGGGTCAAGCGCGGCACGATCCGCGGTCGCGGCGCCAACCAGGCCAAATACCTGCACGCGATCGCCACCCACGACATCAACTTCGGCATCGGCCCGGCCGGCACCGGCAAGACCTTCCTGGCCGTCGCCAGCGCCGTGGAGGCGCTCAACGACGCGCGCGTGCAGCGGTTGATTCTGGTGCGCCCGGCAGTGGAGGCCGGCGAGAAGCTCGGCTTCCTGCCCGGCGACCTGACCCAGAAAGTCGACCCCTACCTGCGCCCGCTGTACGACGCGCTGTACGAGATGCTCGGCGTGGAAAAGGTGGTCAAGCTGCTGGAGAAGAACGTCATCGAGATCGCGCCGCTGGCCTACATGCGCGGACGCACGCTTAACGATGCCTATGTGATCCTCGACGAAGCGCAGAACACATCCATCGAGCAGATGAAGATGTTCCTGACCCGAATCGGCTACGGCAGCACTGCCGTCGTCACCGGCGACCTGACCCAGATCGACCTGCCCAAGCACCAGAAGTCCGGACTGCGCGACGCGCTGGACGTGCTGCGCAACGTCAACGGCATCAGCTTCACCTTCTTCGAATCGCGCGACGTGGTGCGCCACCCGCTGGTGGCGCGCATCGTCAACGCCTACGACGCCCGCGACGCCAAGGACGCGGTGTCCGGTCCGTCCACCTGA
- the ybeY gene encoding rRNA maturation RNase YbeY produces the protein MTRGPIRLEVSINYAVPRTGIPAAVSFRKWVAAALESRIREADLAIRIVGTKEGRALNRHYRGKDYATNVLSFPADLPDGLPKGVKLPLLGDLVICAPVVAREAKEQKKPLAAHYAHLTVHGALHLLGWDHEDEKEAICMEQLEREILAGMGIEDPYRD, from the coding sequence ATGACCCGGGGCCCCATTCGACTCGAAGTTTCGATCAACTATGCAGTCCCGCGCACCGGCATCCCGGCGGCGGTGAGTTTTCGCAAATGGGTGGCGGCGGCGCTGGAGAGCCGCATCCGCGAAGCCGACCTGGCCATCCGCATCGTCGGCACCAAGGAAGGACGCGCGCTCAACCGCCACTACCGCGGCAAGGACTACGCCACCAACGTGCTCAGCTTCCCCGCCGACCTGCCGGACGGTCTGCCCAAGGGCGTGAAGCTGCCGCTGCTGGGCGACCTGGTCATCTGCGCACCGGTGGTGGCGCGAGAGGCCAAGGAACAGAAGAAGCCGCTCGCCGCCCACTACGCCCACCTCACCGTCCACGGCGCGCTGCACCTGCTCGGCTGGGATCACGAGGACGAAAAGGAGGCGATCTGCATGGAGCAGCTCGAGCGCGAGATCCTGGCCGGGATGGGGATCGAGGACCCGTACCGGGATTGA
- a CDS encoding transporter associated domain-containing protein — translation MSEDDSGSFHAQETHERRHHEKPRSWLERISSALSGEPTTREDLVELLRDAQADGLIAADTLRMMEGAIAVSDLTVGDVMIPRSQMVSLPADGKFLDLMRQVVESGHSRFPVHGDDKDEILGVLLAKDLLRGVVADNGPGSVHELLRPAVLIPESKRLNVLLREFRQSRNHMAIVIDEHGGVAGLVTIEDVLEQIVGEIDDEHDDAEDPSALIAAQADGQFVVDALTPISDFNERFSADFDDDEYDTIGGLVTAAIGHLPEAGEELTLGRFVFRVSGADARRVHAFHVGVLSDA, via the coding sequence ATGTCCGAGGACGACAGTGGTAGCTTCCACGCGCAGGAAACCCACGAGCGGCGGCACCACGAGAAGCCGCGCTCCTGGCTCGAACGCATCAGTTCGGCGCTTTCCGGCGAACCCACCACCCGCGAGGACCTGGTCGAACTGCTGCGCGACGCGCAAGCCGACGGCCTGATCGCCGCCGACACCCTGCGCATGATGGAAGGCGCCATCGCGGTGTCCGACCTGACCGTGGGCGACGTGATGATCCCGCGCTCGCAGATGGTCTCGTTGCCGGCCGACGGCAAGTTCCTCGACCTGATGCGCCAGGTGGTCGAGTCCGGCCATTCGCGCTTCCCGGTCCATGGCGACGACAAGGACGAGATCCTCGGCGTGCTGCTGGCCAAGGACCTGCTGCGCGGCGTGGTCGCCGACAACGGCCCCGGCAGCGTCCACGAGCTGCTGCGCCCGGCCGTCCTGATTCCCGAATCCAAGCGCCTGAACGTGCTGCTGCGCGAGTTCCGCCAGTCGCGCAACCACATGGCGATCGTGATCGACGAGCACGGCGGCGTCGCCGGCCTGGTCACGATCGAGGACGTGCTGGAACAGATCGTCGGCGAGATCGACGACGAGCACGACGACGCCGAAGACCCCAGCGCCCTCATCGCGGCGCAGGCCGACGGCCAATTCGTGGTCGACGCGCTCACGCCCATCTCCGACTTCAACGAGCGCTTCAGTGCCGACTTCGACGACGACGAATACGACACCATCGGCGGCCTGGTCACGGCTGCGATCGGCCACCTGCCCGAAGCCGGCGAGGAACTGACCCTTGGCCGCTTCGTCTTCCGCGTCTCCGGCGCCGACGCGCGCCGCGTCCACGCCTTCCACGTCGGCGTCCTGTCGGATGCGTGA
- a CDS encoding DUF4105 domain-containing protein codes for MLLVTALGLFAGAAVAATPRIGVATMQPGEIFFERFGHNAIVVVDPDTGAAISYNFGFFDPSEPDFISRFVRGHMRYRLAALPFEEDLLQYRAEGRGVDVQWLDLSDAQAHELADALAENAKPENAFYAYQYFDDNCSTRVRDSLDRVLDGGLRRQIEGRSHGSTYRSEAVRLASPAWWMWLGFDVGLGPSSDQPLPVWNESYVPMRLAAALREVKNSEGRPLVKAEQPILPHRLPPEPQEPPPRWWPWCLVGIVLGIAAAWAGRRQPRAVAALALPFWTLSGLLGAVMLFIWLGTVHRYGWANNNLLLLSPLAWLLLPGGWRVLRGRDPGPWFRRWLAVMAIAAVAALFLYWLPVYPQRNAHWVALLLPIHLGLWSALRKRP; via the coding sequence ATGCTGCTGGTCACCGCGCTGGGCCTATTCGCCGGCGCCGCCGTCGCCGCCACGCCCCGCATCGGCGTGGCCACCATGCAGCCCGGCGAAATCTTCTTCGAGCGCTTCGGCCACAACGCCATCGTCGTGGTCGACCCCGACACCGGTGCGGCGATCTCCTACAACTTCGGCTTCTTCGATCCCAGCGAACCGGACTTCATCAGCCGCTTCGTCCGCGGCCACATGCGCTACCGGCTGGCAGCCCTGCCGTTCGAGGAAGACCTGCTGCAGTACCGCGCCGAAGGCCGCGGTGTCGACGTGCAATGGCTCGACCTGAGCGATGCCCAGGCCCACGAACTGGCCGATGCCCTGGCCGAGAACGCCAAGCCCGAGAACGCTTTCTACGCGTACCAGTACTTCGACGACAACTGCTCCACGCGCGTGCGCGATTCGCTCGACCGCGTGCTCGACGGCGGCCTGCGCCGCCAGATCGAAGGCCGCTCGCACGGCAGCACCTACCGCAGCGAGGCCGTGCGCCTGGCCTCGCCGGCATGGTGGATGTGGCTCGGCTTCGACGTCGGCCTGGGTCCGTCCTCGGACCAGCCGCTGCCGGTGTGGAACGAGTCGTACGTGCCGATGCGCCTGGCCGCTGCGCTGCGCGAAGTGAAGAACAGCGAAGGTCGGCCTCTGGTGAAGGCGGAGCAACCGATCCTCCCGCACCGCCTGCCGCCGGAACCGCAGGAACCGCCGCCGCGCTGGTGGCCGTGGTGCCTGGTGGGCATCGTCCTCGGCATCGCCGCGGCATGGGCCGGCCGCCGGCAACCGCGCGCCGTGGCGGCGCTGGCGTTGCCGTTCTGGACGCTGTCGGGCCTGCTGGGTGCGGTAATGCTGTTCATCTGGCTCGGCACCGTGCATCGCTACGGGTGGGCCAACAACAACCTGCTGCTGCTCAGTCCGCTGGCCTGGCTGTTGCTGCCCGGCGGATGGCGCGTGCTGCGCGGTCGCGACCCGGGACCGTGGTTCCGGCGCTGGCTGGCGGTGATGGCCATCGCGGCGGTGGCGGCATTGTTCCTGTACTGGCTGCCGGTGTACCCGCAGCGCAACGCGCACTGGGTTGCACTGTTGCTGCCGATCCACCTGGGGCTGTGGTCGGCCTTGCGCAAGCGGCCGTAG
- the corA gene encoding magnesium/cobalt transporter CorA, with translation MKDPTLPQCVVNCAAYTRDGKRRDISLDQISDVLAVDDGTFIWVGLYEPADEILEKLQEEFGLHDLAIDDARNAHQRPKIETYGNSLFIVVHTAQSVDSHIRFGESHMFVGPRYLVTVRHGASTSYAPARARFERDPEDMVHGPAAALYVVLDQIVDNFLPIVQEFSQDLNELEQDIFADEFRKDTVKKLYELKRELTRMRMAVAPLQDILGQLARARGAMIDEESALYFRDVLDHVVRINETTDTLREMLTAAMSVNLSLVTIYQGEVVKRLAGWAALLAAPTLIASWYGMNFEAMPELHGRYSYAILIGVTILVCLILFGFLRRAKWL, from the coding sequence ATGAAGGATCCCACCCTCCCCCAGTGCGTGGTCAACTGCGCCGCATACACCCGCGACGGCAAGCGGCGCGACATCAGCCTCGACCAGATCAGCGACGTCCTTGCCGTCGATGACGGCACCTTCATCTGGGTCGGCCTGTACGAGCCGGCCGATGAGATCCTCGAGAAGCTGCAGGAGGAATTCGGCCTCCACGACCTGGCCATCGACGACGCGCGCAACGCGCACCAGCGCCCGAAGATCGAGACCTACGGCAACTCGTTGTTCATCGTCGTGCACACCGCGCAGAGTGTGGACAGCCACATCCGTTTCGGCGAAAGCCACATGTTCGTCGGCCCGCGCTACCTGGTGACGGTGCGCCATGGCGCTTCGACCAGCTACGCGCCCGCCCGCGCCCGATTCGAGCGCGACCCGGAGGACATGGTCCACGGCCCCGCCGCCGCGCTGTACGTGGTGCTGGACCAAATCGTCGACAACTTCCTGCCGATCGTCCAGGAGTTCAGCCAGGACCTCAACGAGCTGGAGCAGGACATCTTCGCCGACGAGTTCCGCAAGGACACCGTCAAGAAGCTCTACGAGCTCAAGCGCGAACTGACCCGCATGCGCATGGCGGTGGCACCCTTGCAGGACATCCTCGGCCAGCTGGCGCGGGCGCGCGGCGCGATGATCGACGAGGAAAGCGCGCTGTACTTCCGCGATGTCCTCGACCACGTCGTGCGCATCAACGAGACCACCGACACCCTGCGCGAGATGCTCACCGCGGCCATGAGCGTGAACCTGTCGCTGGTCACCATCTACCAGGGCGAAGTGGTCAAGCGCCTGGCCGGCTGGGCCGCGCTGCTGGCCGCCCCCACGCTGATCGCCAGCTGGTACGGGATGAACTTCGAAGCCATGCCGGAACTGCACGGGCGCTACAGCTACGCAATCCTGATCGGCGTCACCATCCTCGTGTGCCTGATCCTCTTCGGTTTCCTGCGCCGGGCCAAGTGGCTGTAA
- a CDS encoding carbon starvation CstA family protein → MKALSWLGWVALAVLAVFCIGTIALHRGETISAMWLVVASVSVFTIAYRFYGLYIARNALMVDATRATPAWRRNDGLDYVPTPRSVLFGHHFAAIAGAGPLVGPVLAAQMGYLPGTMWILFGVVLAGAVQDMLVLFFSTRRDGRSLGEMIRAEMGPAAGVISMVGILMIMVILLAVLALVVVKALADSPWGTFTVAMTIPIAILMGLYLRYFRPGRIMEVSVIGFVLLILAIWSGGKVAANPDWAPIFHLTGTTLAWLMIGYGFVAAVLPVWLLLAPRDYLSTFLKIGTVLVLALAILIAMPDLQMPAMTKFVDGTGPVFSGKLFPFLFITIACGAVSGFHSLISSGTTPKMISNESQIPLIGYGGMLMEAFVAIMALIAACVLQPGVYFAMNAPAALIGTTAESAAAAISSWGFVLTPDILTATAKEIGETTILSRTGGAPTLAVGMAQILHGLVGGEGMMAFWYHYAILFEALFILTTVDAGTRVARFMIQELIGLAYAPFKQTESWAANVACTALAVALWGYFLYQGVVDPLGGINTLWPLFGIANQMLAGLALVFCSVVMVKMKREKFLWIPLIPTAWLLICTLTAGWQKLFHPDPKIGFIANARKFADAAARGEVLAPAKSMDDMTRVIFNNYLDAGLCALFVFVVLATVYFGIKAALAARRNNAPTAKESEYVAFDAVSR, encoded by the coding sequence ATGAAAGCATTGTCCTGGCTTGGCTGGGTCGCGCTCGCGGTCCTTGCCGTCTTCTGCATCGGCACCATCGCCCTGCACCGTGGCGAGACCATCAGCGCGATGTGGCTGGTGGTGGCCTCGGTGTCGGTGTTCACCATCGCGTATCGCTTCTACGGTCTGTACATCGCGCGCAACGCGCTGATGGTCGATGCCACCCGCGCGACGCCGGCCTGGCGACGCAACGACGGCCTCGATTACGTCCCCACTCCGCGCAGCGTGCTGTTCGGCCACCACTTCGCCGCGATCGCCGGCGCCGGCCCGCTGGTGGGCCCGGTCCTGGCCGCGCAGATGGGCTACCTGCCTGGCACGATGTGGATCCTGTTCGGCGTGGTCCTGGCCGGTGCGGTGCAGGACATGCTGGTGCTGTTCTTCTCCACGCGCCGTGACGGCCGCTCGCTCGGCGAGATGATCCGCGCCGAGATGGGCCCGGCAGCCGGTGTGATCTCGATGGTCGGCATCCTGATGATCATGGTGATCCTGCTGGCGGTGCTGGCACTGGTCGTGGTCAAGGCGCTCGCGGACAGCCCGTGGGGCACCTTCACCGTCGCGATGACCATCCCGATCGCGATCCTGATGGGCCTGTACCTGCGCTACTTCCGTCCGGGCCGGATCATGGAAGTTTCGGTGATCGGCTTCGTCCTGCTGATCCTGGCGATCTGGAGCGGCGGCAAGGTCGCGGCGAATCCGGACTGGGCGCCCATCTTCCACCTCACCGGCACCACCCTGGCCTGGCTGATGATCGGCTACGGCTTCGTTGCCGCGGTGCTGCCGGTGTGGCTGCTGCTGGCGCCGCGCGACTACCTGTCGACCTTCCTCAAGATCGGCACCGTGCTGGTGCTGGCACTGGCGATCCTGATCGCCATGCCGGACCTGCAGATGCCGGCGATGACCAAGTTCGTCGACGGCACCGGCCCGGTGTTCAGCGGCAAGCTCTTCCCGTTCCTGTTCATCACGATCGCCTGTGGCGCAGTCTCCGGCTTCCACTCGCTGATCAGCTCCGGCACCACACCGAAGATGATCTCGAACGAATCGCAGATCCCGCTGATTGGCTATGGCGGCATGCTGATGGAAGCCTTCGTCGCGATCATGGCGCTGATCGCCGCCTGCGTGCTGCAGCCGGGCGTCTACTTCGCGATGAACGCACCGGCCGCGCTGATCGGTACCACCGCCGAGTCGGCCGCCGCGGCGATCTCGAGCTGGGGCTTCGTGCTCACGCCTGACATCCTCACCGCGACCGCCAAGGAAATCGGCGAAACCACCATCCTCTCGCGCACCGGCGGTGCGCCGACACTCGCGGTCGGCATGGCGCAGATCCTGCACGGGCTGGTTGGCGGCGAAGGCATGATGGCGTTCTGGTACCACTACGCGATCCTGTTCGAGGCGCTCTTCATCCTGACCACGGTGGACGCCGGCACGCGCGTCGCCCGCTTCATGATCCAGGAGCTGATCGGCCTGGCCTACGCACCGTTCAAGCAGACCGAAAGCTGGGCGGCGAACGTGGCCTGCACGGCATTGGCGGTGGCCTTGTGGGGCTACTTCCTCTACCAGGGCGTGGTCGATCCGCTGGGCGGCATCAACACCCTGTGGCCGCTGTTCGGCATCGCCAACCAGATGCTCGCCGGCCTGGCGCTGGTGTTCTGCAGCGTGGTGATGGTGAAGATGAAGCGCGAGAAGTTCCTGTGGATCCCGCTGATCCCGACCGCGTGGCTGCTGATCTGCACCCTCACCGCCGGCTGGCAGAAGCTGTTCCACCCGGATCCGAAGATCGGCTTCATCGCCAACGCCCGCAAGTTCGCCGACGCCGCCGCGCGCGGCGAGGTGCTGGCACCGGCCAAGTCGATGGACGACATGACGCGGGTGATCTTCAACAACTACCTCGACGCCGGCCTGTGCGCACTGTTCGTGTTCGTGGTGCTGGCGACGGTCTACTTCGGCATCAAGGCAGCGCTTGCGGCACGCCGCAACAATGCCCCGACGGCCAAGGAGAGTGAGTATGTCGCGTTCGATGCGGTCTCTCGCTGA
- a CDS encoding CstA-like transporter-associated (seleno)protein, with translation MSRSMRSLADTGTLALELLARWWRAAAQTARLAIGIPDYDNYVEHVQRNHPDRLPMSRDEFFHERMMARYGKGRSRCC, from the coding sequence ATGTCGCGTTCGATGCGGTCTCTCGCTGACACCGGCACGCTGGCCCTGGAGCTGCTCGCACGCTGGTGGCGTGCGGCAGCCCAGACCGCGCGCCTGGCGATCGGCATTCCCGACTACGACAACTATGTCGAGCACGTCCAGCGCAACCATCCGGACCGGCTGCCGATGAGCCGGGACGAGTTCTTCCACGAGCGGATGATGGCGCGCTACGGCAAGGGCCGGTCGCGCTGCTGCTGA
- a CDS encoding cold shock domain-containing protein, with protein sequence MRTHGTLSKWNDDRGFGFISPAQGSDEIFVHISSFPGGSRPTVGELISFETQAGPDGRMRAVRVMRPGTSAKRTPRHRETTGRGRISLAGIAVAAAIAAIAMYGYRELSKSVPVGNAVSRVVPAAATPAVAQFKCDGRTMCSQMTSCAEATYFLQHCPNTKMDGNNDGEPCEKQLCN encoded by the coding sequence ATGCGAACACACGGCACGTTGTCGAAGTGGAACGACGACCGCGGCTTTGGCTTCATCTCTCCCGCGCAGGGATCCGACGAGATCTTCGTCCACATCTCCTCGTTTCCGGGCGGCTCACGTCCCACGGTTGGCGAGCTGATCTCCTTTGAGACCCAGGCCGGTCCGGACGGAAGGATGCGTGCGGTCCGGGTCATGCGTCCCGGTACTTCCGCCAAGCGCACGCCGCGCCATCGCGAGACCACTGGGCGTGGTCGCATCAGCCTGGCCGGCATTGCCGTGGCCGCGGCGATCGCCGCCATTGCGATGTACGGCTATCGTGAGCTCAGCAAGTCGGTGCCCGTTGGCAACGCTGTCTCGCGTGTTGTTCCGGCCGCCGCAACGCCGGCGGTGGCGCAGTTCAAATGCGATGGCCGCACGATGTGTTCGCAGATGACCTCCTGCGCGGAAGCGACGTACTTCCTGCAGCACTGTCCGAACACCAAAATGGACGGAAACAACGATGGCGAGCCGTGTGAGAAGCAGTTGTGCAACTGA
- a CDS encoding demethoxyubiquinone hydroxylase family protein has protein sequence MDAAVQAIAAKSVGDRNMKVNHAGEHRAICIYSSQIHMARFTAPAMVGELTEVGSHELGHRAIFGAELRRGRPRCRSYWLCGLGGYLLGLITGICGASAIAATTVAVESVVLRHLEQQLVALQGHDPGAVSASLPFATVVEIVRDASNTRLSCSSFAGSLRRPVRSSRSRFSARIDSGAGCYVECLNV, from the coding sequence ATGGACGCAGCTGTTCAAGCCATTGCCGCAAAGAGCGTTGGCGACCGGAACATGAAGGTCAATCACGCTGGCGAGCACAGGGCAATCTGTATCTACTCCAGTCAGATCCACATGGCGCGGTTCACTGCGCCGGCGATGGTCGGTGAGCTGACCGAGGTCGGGTCGCATGAGCTAGGGCACCGCGCCATATTCGGGGCTGAGTTGCGTCGGGGCCGGCCGCGTTGCCGCAGCTACTGGCTATGCGGTCTCGGAGGTTATCTGCTCGGCCTGATCACGGGCATCTGCGGTGCGAGTGCCATTGCCGCCACTACTGTCGCGGTTGAGAGCGTTGTCCTCCGTCACCTGGAGCAGCAGCTGGTAGCCCTGCAGGGCCATGATCCCGGCGCCGTTTCGGCATCTCTACCTTTCGCGACCGTCGTGGAAATCGTCCGCGATGCCAGCAATACGCGGTTATCGTGTTCGAGTTTCGCAGGCAGTTTGCGCCGGCCAGTTCGCTCAAGCCGAAGCCGCTTCTCGGCGCGGATTGACTCTGGTGCCGGGTGTTACGTGGAGTGCCTCAATGTCTGA
- a CDS encoding MazG nucleotide pyrophosphohydrolase domain-containing protein — MKLSDFEKSALQLNELYEQLEIKRYGRIWTTEELALGFVGDVGDLAKLIQANAGIRDIDDCKAKLGHELSDCLWSIIVLANKCGIDLEAEFARNIRELSEYVSSELRT; from the coding sequence ATGAAACTCAGTGATTTTGAAAAGTCGGCACTTCAGCTAAACGAGCTCTACGAACAGCTCGAGATCAAGAGGTATGGGCGCATCTGGACCACGGAAGAGCTTGCGCTTGGTTTCGTAGGGGACGTAGGCGATCTGGCAAAGCTGATCCAGGCGAACGCTGGCATCCGGGATATCGATGACTGCAAAGCGAAACTTGGTCATGAACTGTCGGACTGTCTGTGGTCGATCATTGTCCTTGCAAACAAGTGCGGCATCGATCTGGAGGCGGAGTTTGCCAGGAACATCAGGGAGCTATCGGAGTACGTATCCAGCGAGCTGCGGACATAA
- a CDS encoding transcription initiation protein — MAKYLISFPSAAMVVPDGELEAVGRDASAVIDEAKAAGVYVFAGGIDEGIPPALVSADGAIATGGYPWAPKLNGGFTVLELPSRDEAIAWAARIAKACRCDQELRVFGDDPRS, encoded by the coding sequence ATGGCCAAGTACCTGATCTCGTTTCCAAGTGCGGCGATGGTTGTGCCCGATGGCGAATTGGAAGCGGTGGGTCGCGACGCAAGTGCTGTGATCGATGAGGCGAAAGCCGCCGGTGTTTACGTCTTCGCCGGCGGAATCGACGAAGGCATTCCGCCCGCACTCGTTTCTGCTGATGGCGCGATTGCAACGGGTGGCTATCCTTGGGCGCCCAAGCTCAACGGCGGCTTCACGGTGTTGGAACTGCCTTCGCGCGATGAGGCCATCGCGTGGGCGGCGCGCATCGCCAAGGCCTGCCGCTGCGATCAGGAGCTTCGGGTTTTCGGGGACGACCCGCGGTCCTAA
- a CDS encoding tetratricopeptide repeat protein translates to MALLAAGTFSALRALGSNHATVIAVVLLLVPGRIQGLLYRPLFRGQRALATLDPALALSEFRHFLQILERQPWRKWALWLSWSIYTPSAKAMGLNNIGVAYAAMGEVDAAEAAWREALIIDPLYSIPHANLAAAVASRGQADIAADFLAAAAGLGYTGGALDRATCRVQQLLAKVESRGPSV, encoded by the coding sequence ATGGCCCTCCTCGCGGCCGGAACATTCTCGGCTCTGCGTGCGCTTGGCAGCAATCACGCAACGGTCATTGCAGTTGTCTTGCTTTTGGTTCCCGGTCGCATCCAAGGCTTGCTTTACCGACCGCTCTTCCGAGGTCAGCGGGCCCTCGCGACGCTGGACCCCGCGCTAGCGTTATCTGAGTTCAGGCATTTCCTGCAGATTCTTGAGCGCCAGCCTTGGCGTAAGTGGGCACTATGGCTGTCGTGGTCCATCTATACGCCGAGCGCAAAGGCCATGGGTCTCAATAATATAGGCGTCGCGTACGCGGCCATGGGGGAGGTTGACGCCGCGGAGGCCGCGTGGCGGGAGGCTTTGATCATTGATCCGCTCTACTCCATTCCCCATGCAAACCTTGCTGCTGCCGTGGCCAGTCGGGGGCAAGCCGACATTGCGGCCGATTTTCTGGCTGCGGCTGCGGGGCTGGGCTATACGGGTGGTGCACTCGATCGCGCAACCTGTCGTGTGCAACAGTTGCTTGCAAAGGTCGAATCTCGCGGGCCGTCGGTGTGA
- a CDS encoding integron integrase: MLDRVRERARRLGMAKRTEEAYVGWVRRYILAHGKRHPDQMGAREVEQFLTLLAVRDNVAPSTQNQALAALLFLYREVLGQSLPWMDEVRRAKKPQRLPVVLSRSEVAALLGEMSGVHGLMASLLYGSGLRLMECIRLRVKDVDLERHELLVRQGKGGKDRRTMLPQALGARLRVQIDEARTLHQRDLAAGFGQVWMPDALARKFPNAAREFGWQYIFPAKTRSVDPRSGVLRRHHRDEKGLQRAVRAASLRAGTVKPATCHALRHSFATHLLEAGYDLRTIQELLGHSDVRTTQIYTHVLNRGGRGVLSPLDR, encoded by the coding sequence TTGCTAGATCGGGTTCGCGAGCGCGCTCGCCGCCTGGGCATGGCCAAGCGCACCGAGGAGGCCTACGTTGGCTGGGTGCGGCGGTACATCCTCGCCCATGGCAAGCGCCATCCGGACCAGATGGGTGCCAGGGAGGTCGAGCAGTTCCTCACCCTGCTGGCGGTGCGCGACAACGTGGCGCCCTCGACCCAGAACCAGGCTTTGGCGGCGCTGCTCTTCCTCTATCGCGAAGTGCTGGGGCAGTCGCTCCCCTGGATGGATGAGGTCCGTCGCGCGAAGAAGCCGCAACGGCTCCCGGTGGTGCTGTCTCGCTCCGAAGTGGCGGCCTTGCTCGGCGAAATGTCGGGCGTGCACGGTTTGATGGCATCGCTGCTCTACGGCAGCGGGCTCAGGCTCATGGAGTGCATCCGACTACGGGTCAAGGACGTCGACCTTGAGCGGCACGAACTGCTGGTGCGCCAGGGCAAGGGCGGAAAGGACCGGCGCACCATGCTGCCCCAGGCATTGGGGGCTCGCCTGCGCGTGCAGATCGACGAAGCGCGCACCCTGCACCAGCGCGACCTGGCGGCAGGTTTCGGCCAGGTCTGGATGCCCGACGCACTGGCGCGCAAGTTCCCCAACGCTGCACGGGAGTTCGGTTGGCAGTACATCTTTCCGGCGAAGACACGCAGCGTGGATCCCCGCTCGGGTGTGTTGCGCCGGCATCACCGCGACGAGAAGGGCCTGCAGCGCGCGGTCCGGGCGGCGTCACTTCGGGCCGGCACGGTCAAGCCAGCCACTTGCCACGCACTGCGCCACTCCTTCGCGACGCACCTGCTGGAGGCCGGGTACGACTTGCGCACCATCCAGGAACTGCTGGGGCACTCCGATGTACGCACCACCCAGATCTATACCCATGTGCTGAACCGCGGCGGCCGCGGCGTGCTGAGCCCGTTGGATCGCTGA